A single genomic interval of Gemmatimonadota bacterium harbors:
- a CDS encoding 2-phosphosulfolactate phosphatase, translating to MRVDVHFTRAEVDSGALVDATAVVINVLRATTSIVEALANGAVGVYPTTSAEDAAKLAASLGREDTLLCGERKGVKVDGFDLGNSPAEFTAAVVDGKKLVMSTPNGTRVFSSASEAQRVLVCAFTNLGAVAAAVAIDETLAVLCAGQEDRFSIDDALCAGHLIRRVIEGGIGTLELNDAARAAQALAEELNPDRAFLEGISAGRALADIGLAGDLELCGEVDRHDIVPMMRDQAITLSGA from the coding sequence ATGAGAGTCGATGTCCACTTCACGCGCGCTGAAGTCGATTCAGGGGCGCTAGTCGACGCGACCGCTGTGGTGATCAACGTCCTGCGGGCCACGACCTCGATCGTAGAGGCGCTCGCGAACGGAGCTGTTGGCGTCTACCCCACCACCTCCGCCGAAGACGCCGCGAAGCTCGCCGCGTCCTTGGGGCGGGAGGACACGCTCCTGTGCGGCGAGCGCAAGGGTGTAAAGGTCGATGGCTTCGATCTGGGGAACTCACCGGCCGAGTTCACGGCGGCGGTCGTCGATGGCAAGAAACTCGTGATGAGCACTCCGAACGGCACACGGGTTTTTTCCTCCGCGTCGGAGGCGCAACGCGTGCTCGTGTGTGCTTTCACAAACCTCGGCGCCGTCGCCGCCGCGGTGGCGATCGACGAAACGCTGGCAGTGCTATGCGCAGGGCAGGAGGACCGATTCTCGATCGACGATGCGTTGTGCGCCGGGCACCTGATCCGTCGAGTGATCGAGGGCGGAATTGGCACGCTCGAACTCAACGACGCCGCCCGCGCGGCGCAAGCGCTTGCAGAGGAGCTCAACCCGGACCGGGCGTTCCTGGAAGGCATCAGCGCAGGCCGTGCCCTCGCGGACATCGGGTTGGCTGGGGATCTGGAGCTTTGCGGAGAAGTCGACCGGCATGACATCGTGCCTATGATGCGCGATCAGGCCATTACCTTGTCGGGAGCTTGA
- the accC gene encoding acetyl-CoA carboxylase biotin carboxylase subunit produces the protein MFKKVLIANRGEIALRIIRACQELGVQTVAVYSEADRESLHVRFADEDVCIGKAPASDSYLNIPRIIAAAEITGSEAIHPGYGFLAENAEFSEICARSDLTFIGPTPDQISSMGDKARARRTMMASGVPTVPGSDGIIDDVAEAKAVAEEIGFPIMIKASAGGGGKGMRIAQDAESFEKQLLAAQTEAEVSFGDPGVYLERCIVRPRHVEFQVFGDTLGTVVHLGERECSIQRRYQKLLEEAPSPALTPELREQMGEAAVLAAKAIDYVGAGTIEFLLDQDGSFFFMEMNTRIQVEHPVTEVTTGFDLVREQIRIAAGEPISFRMNGAGFQHRGHAIEFRINAEDPARDFAPSPGTIETFHPPGGPGVRLDTHVYAGYKVPPHYDSLIAKLIVSGATRAEAIVRARHVLDHFIIEGIPTTLPFLRRIVVDEAFVRGEVDTGFVARMMAEDEADA, from the coding sequence TTGTTCAAAAAAGTCCTCATCGCCAATCGCGGCGAAATCGCACTCCGTATCATTCGGGCGTGTCAGGAGCTCGGTGTGCAGACGGTCGCCGTATACTCCGAAGCGGATCGGGAGTCGCTTCACGTTCGCTTCGCGGACGAAGACGTGTGTATCGGCAAGGCGCCGGCCAGTGACAGCTATCTCAATATCCCGCGCATCATTGCGGCGGCCGAGATCACGGGCTCGGAGGCAATCCACCCTGGCTACGGCTTCCTCGCGGAAAACGCCGAGTTCAGCGAGATCTGTGCCCGCTCCGATCTGACGTTTATCGGGCCGACGCCGGACCAGATCAGCTCGATGGGCGACAAGGCGAGGGCTCGCAGGACGATGATGGCGAGTGGAGTGCCCACCGTTCCGGGCTCGGACGGCATCATCGACGATGTGGCAGAGGCCAAAGCCGTCGCCGAAGAAATCGGCTTCCCGATCATGATCAAAGCGTCGGCCGGCGGCGGTGGCAAAGGAATGCGCATCGCCCAGGACGCGGAGTCCTTCGAGAAGCAGTTGCTCGCGGCGCAGACCGAGGCGGAGGTCAGTTTCGGCGATCCAGGCGTCTACCTAGAGCGGTGCATCGTCCGGCCGCGACATGTGGAGTTCCAGGTCTTTGGCGACACGCTCGGCACCGTCGTTCATCTCGGGGAGCGCGAGTGCTCGATTCAGCGCCGTTACCAGAAGCTGCTGGAGGAGGCGCCGTCTCCGGCGCTGACGCCCGAACTCCGCGAGCAGATGGGTGAGGCGGCGGTGCTCGCGGCGAAGGCCATCGACTACGTAGGTGCAGGCACCATCGAATTCTTGCTCGATCAGGACGGCTCGTTCTTCTTCATGGAGATGAACACTCGGATCCAGGTCGAGCATCCGGTGACCGAGGTCACGACGGGCTTCGACCTCGTGCGGGAGCAGATCCGCATCGCGGCGGGGGAGCCTATCTCGTTCCGCATGAACGGCGCTGGCTTCCAGCACCGCGGTCATGCGATCGAATTCCGGATCAATGCCGAGGACCCCGCGCGCGACTTTGCACCATCGCCGGGTACGATCGAGACGTTCCATCCGCCTGGCGGACCCGGTGTTCGGCTCGACACGCACGTATATGCGGGATACAAGGTGCCACCGCACTACGACTCGTTGATCGCAAAGCTGATCGTGAGCGGTGCGACGCGCGCGGAGGCGATTGTCCGGGCCCGGCACGTGTTGGATCACTTCATCATCGAGGGAATCCCGACCACTCTGCCGTTCCTGCGGCGAATCGTCGTCGACGAGGCGTTCGTGAGGGGTGAGGTGGATACGGGGTTTGTCGCACGCATGATGGCCGAGGACGAAGCCGACGCATGA